The genomic interval GTTTGCTATCTATTTGTAGTAAGTACAAACCTGTAGAAGCACCTGTTAAAGCCCGGCGAAGTTCTTTTACTGCCACATCTACCGTTGCTATCTGGGTGGTTATCAAATGTCCAGAAATATGGTATAACTGGAAAGTATATACTTCGTCAGTTTTGAAGCTGGCATCTCCGGCTACAATTTCGAGTTCATCACCTCTGAGCGGATTCGGATATACTGACCAGCGGCTGGCAAGTTCGCTAGTAGTGCTGGTGATTTGAACAGCCACTATCTCGCTGAACTCATATTTTCCATCGGTATCTACCTGGCGCAAGCGGTAGTAAAGAACAGTTGCATTTGGCAACTGCACATCAACAAAATTATAGGTATGCAGGGTTTGTACCGTACCATTGCCCTGAACACTGCCGATGTACTCAAAGTTCTTTCCATCTACAGAGCGCTCTACCTCAAAGTGATCATTATTAATTTCTGAAGCGGTAGCCCAATCCAATACTACTGTTTTACTTACTTGTTTTCCTTTCACATAAAGCAACCGAACTGGCAATGGATTAATATTCTCATTGATGGAAGCTAAAGCAAAGAAACTAAATGCAGTAAACTCATTGGAAGTAATGGATGCTAAGCTACCAAAAGATGAACTTGCATCAGCACCTCTGGTTCCATTGATATTATAGTAGCTCCCATTCCGGTTATTATCAGGAGCATAGGTTTTAGCCATTCTTAACTGGGAAGGAGTAAATATCCTGTTTCCACCACCATCGAGAATAAAGGCTTTATCTAAAATAGGATCATAGGAGAATGTACCGGTAGCCCCTTCAAATATACCTTCATTTGCCTGAGTTAACTTAATTTCCCAATGGCGGATTTTAGAAATATTTGTAAGAACAGGCATTGCAATTCCTTCAGGGTCGAAGTCGAAGTGTTGTACCTGTATGCTTGGAGATTCTCCTTTAATATTTAAACGAACCGGGCGGTAGGTATTGGTTTTGGTAATATCTCCTACCGGATAGGTGATCTGTCCAATACCGGTTTGTCCCAAAGCGCCACTCACAAAGCTGTTAAAGCTGCCTCCAACTATTTTTCCGCCTTCTCTTACATTTACAAGTAAGGGATCTACCGGATCTTCATCTGCTTTTAAATATCCGTTAGTGAGCGTAAATACATAGTTAATATCCAGGTTAGTATTGTATGATTTAGTACCTCCGCCTGCAATAGCCAGCCGGTTAAATATGATAGGCGTTATGCTGGTGATCTGCTGAGCTACTCCTCCGAATGTTACAGTTTCAGGACCTTCTTCCGGGAAGTAGGTATACGCATTACCATTTCCGGTATTGGTCCAATTGCCATTCACCCGCATATCCACATTTGGCAGGTATTTTTCGCCGTTTCCGGAGAATATAATATTATTATATGTACTCCGTGTACCTTGTGGCACCACATAAGCCGGTTCAGTAGCAACCCCTGCCAGAGGGTGAACATACTCAATAGTTCCGCCACTTGTGCTGGCAAACTGAGTAAAATCTCCTGCCGGATAGATTAGAGAGAAATCTATTGTAGAAGCGATGCTGATCTTACCTGTACCGGAAACTACGCCTAAATTATGACGGGGATTGTTCCCAAGATTAAGTACAGCATTATTACCTATTTTCAGAGAAGCAGCATACCGGTTATCACCTGCCGCATTAATGATATGTCCGGCAGCAATTTCGACAGGATTACCATTTGGAGTACCACCATCTACGGGACCGGTATGGCTCACTGTCGACCAGGTGGCAGAATCTGTCCAATCTCCGGATTTGAGACTATAAAATGTTTTTATCAGGCCAAATTCAGGTTCTTCTCCGGCAGTATAATCTCCATCCAGTAAGCTACTGTTTATAGTTCCACCAGTTGCCTGGACAAAACCGTTTGTAGTAAATGTCGGATTGCCGATGGTGTTATTTCCTGTATTGATACTGCCTGTTACGCCATATGACCAGTTTTTATTAATTATATCATATCTGCCTGGAATATATGCTGCTTCATTGCTTTGCACTTTACTTTGAGGATAGGCATACTGGTGATTGGCGGTAATACCTGAAAAACCCTGGCTGGATACACTCCAGAAATAATTAAGTTCTTTATTAGCAACGTCAGTGGTAGCCGGATGTTTGTCATTTACAGGCTTAGCCGTAATATAACTACCTGCAGTCCTGGTAGCAGTGCCACTAATCTGAGCAGGGGTATAATTCGTACCTGTACCAAATGGCCATACAAAAGTGAAGGCACCATTTCCTGTAGCAAACAGTTTACGTACGCCTCCATCGCTTAATACGCCATTGGTCAGGATATACCTGTTGCTGGCCGCATCAATTCCACTCACAGAGGCATTTTCTCCCAGAATCAGCAGGTTATCTTTAACATCAAGTGCACCGGTAACAAAATTAAGGTTTCCGGCAATAGTAATAATTCCGAGGTCAGTTACATTATTCTGATCTGCTATTTCCAGGTTCTGAAAAGTACCTGTTCCTGAAATCACTCTGGCTATATCGTTAGCGCCACTGTTCGTCTGAATTTTTCCGGCACCAGTATGCAGGGCATTATTTAGGATATTACCTCTGGCAACTACGGTTTTTCCACCATCATCGAGGGTTCCATTAGCGAGTGTTAACACTGCATTGATGATTGGAGACTGTGAACCTTCAAAGGTGGCTACTCCGGAAGCTTTGTCTACAGTCAGGTTATGGAAAGTTGTGGCAGCATTCAATGTGATTTCCTGGGCCGCGGTGCCATTAAATATAGTTGTATTAGTACCTGTATTGTAGGTACCTGCATTGGTAAAGTTACCTCCTATGGTAATATTCAGGTTATTTGCTGTCAGAATACTGCTACTATTGCTAATTGTTAAATTGTTCTGAACTACCAAAGGATTAACACTTAAAGTGGTCGTAGCTGAATTACCTGCACTTCCGGTTACTTCTACATTCCATAAGGCAACATTTGCATCCAGCTTATAGGACTGGTTACCTGAATTTCCTGGTGCAAAAACTACCGTTCCACCGGTAATAGCTGCAGAATCTGGACGGAGATATAAATCACTAAATGAAGTACCGCCTCCGTTTACCAGGGTAAGTGTACCACTAGTCATATTGAAAATACTGCCGGCATTTAGCACTTCTAATTTTGCCCTGGATACCTGATTTGCCTTTCCTGCAATAATTACATTTCCATTACCAGTCTGGCGGTAGATCAGAGAGCCAAAGGTATTTGTGGTATTTCTGCGGATTTGGCCATTCACCAGCAGGGTTCCATCTACAACCTCTATTTCAGGAGAGCCGGCGCCAGCATATTCAATATCATTATTACTGTTACTAGCCTGATTACCTACTTGCAGCGTTCCTTTAAGAACTTCCAGTTTACCGGCAAGGAACAGGTCTGCATTATTATCATTTAAATATCCCACCCTTACTACAGCTTGCGGTTCATCCACTGATAAACGTGCAGTAGCAGGAATGGTAAAAGCAGTTGCAGTATTAGATAAAGTAAGGGTAGCGGCTTTAGCAAAGCGGAAAGTACCATTACTGAATACGAGCCAGCCATTATCTGGTGTAGTGAGTGTTCCGGCAACGTTCAGGGTCAGCACCGGCACCTGGGAATTTCCTTTATCTACTCTGAGCGTACCCAATGTAGTTGAAGCAGAAGAGACTGTTCCGGTAATAAAAGTATTAGCTTCACCTCTGAAGTACAGTTCACCCTGACTCGCCTGGTTCATATTAACTACTCCATTATTGATCAGGTTTCCGTTCGTAACTATCTGGTGAACCAGGTTGCCAGTATTGGCAGCCACAAAACTTCCTGGCTGGTCAATTACCATATTACTGTCAATAGTGATGCTTCTTGCAGTCCCGGTACCTGGTAATTGCAGGGTACCTTGCTGTATATGCAAAGTCTTTTCGATCCATACGTTTCCATAAGTATCGCTGCTGAAATTGGCTATTCCTGTAAATCCTGGCCTTGATCCGATGATTAATGTATCAAAGATGGTAAGACTGGATATGGATGCATTGTAAGTTAAATTAGGTAAGGTAACTGTATTCGTTCCTGCATTCAGGATGAGGGTTCTGTAATTATTGAGCAACTGGTTCGCTGATCCATTGTTAAATATGGATGGAAGGGTAAAATCTAAGTTTGTGGTATAATATTCTACTGTTCCTCCCTCTCTTCCTACAAAATCCCCAAAGTCACCGGTAGGGAATTCAGCTGTTGCAAAACTTGAGGATATCCGCATGGTACCTGTTCCACTGATACCCCTGCCTTTCAGAAATCCGAAATTATGTCCAGTAGTGGTCGTAACATCTAGCACAGAATTCGCAGAAATCTGCAGGCTGCCTACAATTTTACTCAATGGATCTGCAGAGGGTATAGTTACAACATGATTATTCGTCTCACCATCTCCAATATATACAGGACTATTTTTCTTAGGCAAACCATCTGCGCCAGTAATGGCAGGACCAGTATGACTTACTCTGGACCAGGTATTTAAATCATCCCAATTTCCACTCTGCCGGGTGTAGTAAACAGGCGGCAAACCAAAAGCTTCGGGATTTCCTGCAGTAAACTCTCCATCAATTAAACTGGTAAGGGCCGGTGTAAAATTAGTACCCGTATTAAAATTAGGTACAGTAATATTACCAGGAGCTGTGGTAGCATTATAAGCTGTATTACTATAATACCATGTCTCAATGCTCGAATTGTATCTGGCTGCCCGGTAATTAGCCGTTGGATTTTGCAGATCGCTTGTTGCATACGTATATACTTTGTGGGTAGCCTGTATGGTACCAGTCCAGCCTTCGCTGGTAACTCGCCAGTAATATTTTAGTGACTGGCCATCTGCCGTTACATTTGGATGCGTCAGGTTAACTGGCCGTACGACTACAGTTCCATAGGTTCCTGGAGAAGTGAGCGTAGCATTAATCGTTACTGGTGTAAATTTATCTCCAGCATTAGAATCATTTACTCCTACAGGAAAGATAAAATCACCGGTAGTAGCTGTATATTCCACCTTCAATCCGCCATCTGAACGGTTGCCACCTGTACGGATCATCTTGGTTGCCGAGAACGCATATGTATTGGCCGTCAGATCTCCATATATTCTGGCAGTATTATTAGCAGCCGTTTTACCCAGTGTAAGTTCATTGTTCGCGATCTGTAATACACCGTTTGCCAGCCTTAAGGCATTGGTAATAGTATGATTGCCTGACAAACCGACGCCAAAGGTATTATTAACAGACAGAGTAGCAAACTTCCCGGCAGTGCCAGCTATAAATTGAGTATCAGTTCCCTGCAATATAATATTACCAGTCCCTCTATGCTCTCCATTATTGACAATACCTGTGTTTGCAGACCCACCCAGCCGGAAAGTTAGTCCACCATCATTCAGTATACTTTCCTGGTTAATAGTCAGCGTACCACTTACCTGCATAGTTCGGTTAGTATTGGCATTTGTACGGTTAAAAATAAGAATACCTTTGGTAGCAATGGTCAGATTATGAAAAAGCGGAATAGTTGGATTAGCTACGTTATTAAAATTTATTAACGCTTCCTGGCCATTTAATCCATTAAAAGTAGTTGTATTGGTACCTGGTGTATATTGAGAAGTAGGGCTATTGATTTTAAATTTACCTCCTACATTTAGATCTTTGCTGTTGGCATTAAAGTTTGAATTAGCATTAATTGTAAGTGAATCTACTATCACTAATGGATTTAAAAGTTGGATGGTAGCCGTGCTGGTTGTATTTAATCTGGATAGATTAAGTACATACAGAGGGGCCTTGGAATTGAGTCCAAACGGATTAGATACACTTCCATTCACATTGATATTTACTACTCCACCAGTAACACTATAGTTTCCGGGTGCACTATTAATATAAAGCCCGTTTGTGCCTCCGTTTGAAATGTCAGGATTATTTTGAAGGCCACCGATGGCATCATTTATATTCAAAGTACCTCCCGTCATTCTGAAAGTACTACCTGCATCTGGTATACTAAAAATAGCAAAGTCTGTTCTTTTATCGGCAATAATATCGATTCCAGTATTTGACTTGTTTCCTCTTACTGTTACCGTTCCTCCGGTTTGCACATAAGAACTCCGGTTTTTAAGCGGTTCTCCTTTTACAGAAAGCCGGAACTGAGAAATATTTACTGTTCCGCCTTCAATTACAGTTTCACCTGTATAGCGGTAAATCAACCCTGCACTTTTATTTCCCAACAGTTGTCCTTTGGTAATTCTCAGCTTACCAATAACAGTCATAGCTGTATAAGGTGTTTCATTGGCAGCACCGGTATTAGTTGTAATATTTACAATTGCACCATCAATCCATAAAGCACCTTTTTCAGGAATAGTAAAATCACAGGCTGAACGTTCTGCAGGTATATCTATAATTCCATTTCCGTTCACATCTTCTGCATCAGATAGCTTGGGAATCGTAATTTTGCTTGTTAATTTAAGTGTACCACTCCTGATCCAAAGTGCTTTGTTAATAACTGGATCAGGATTAGGATCATCACAGGGAGTACTATTACCAGGCTGGGTCGGTGCAAATAAGTTAAAAACGTTGGTTTTACTGGGATTAACTGTGAGTAAATATGTCTGGTCGGTGCCCTTGGCTACGATCAACCGGTAAAACTCAAACTGATTACCTGAACCGGAAACCGTATTGTTTGATAAGCCGGTGAAATAGACATTTGCTGCCCCTTTAAGCGGAGTAAAAGATGCAGTTGCATTTACATATTGTGGTGCATTACTCAGATCGAGGATTCCGTTGTTCACCAGGTTTCCGTTCACATATATATCGTGTACCTGACCAAATAAACCTGTATTTACAATAGTACCAGCAGCGATACGCATATCACCGGCAATACCAGTAGCTTCATCGCCTATTTTTAATATAAGTTTTGTTACCGAGTTTCCGATAGTAAAGGTAAGAGCACCGGCGGCCGTACTTTTTTGTATTCTGAAATTTCCACTCACCTGATAAGTAGTCCCAAGCCCTGCATTGGGGGTCCCTAAGGTCATGGTATAAGCATTAGCAGGGTTAAAAGTATTATTGAGTATAACATGCCGGTAATTTACTTGGTTAGTAGGCAGAAACCCACTAAAGTTCATGTATTCTACTGTACCTCCACTGGCAGAACAAAAATTATTAAATCCGGCTGCTACCGTTGGGAAATAAGATTTGCGGATGCGGAGCCTGCCAGTTCCATTTAATGCAGCCAGCTGGGCAGCAAATCCAGGATTAACGCCAGCAGCAATATTTAGTGTGCCGCCGTCTTCTATCGTGATTTTAAGCCCAGTAGTAGCCACATTTGAGTTTACTGTAACCGTTCGGGCATTGAGTACTACTACTATTGCATTAGTACCCGGAACAGCTGCTCCTACCTGTGTTAAGCCTGATGGGTCCTGAGTCCAGGTTGTTGTGCTATTCCAGTTACCTGATTGGTAGGAATAGTATGTTGTTTGTGCATTTGCTACAAATACAGTAGCAAAAAAACAGAAAACAAACAAATAAGTTGAAAGCTTTCTCACTTGAGGGTAATTTTTTTTCATATTCAGTTCAATTTCAATTGCTTAACACTTAGGTTTGTTATTAACTTTTCAGGTAGGTGGTAAGAATTACAAAGTCAATATTATGGGGCTAGTTACAGCATTCCGGGTGATTTTATATTACTAATGTATGGATTGCTCTCTTACTAGATAAAAATTCTTGTATATTAAATCAGAAGCCAAAACCATACATCTTGTAATAATATTGGCCAATTTAGATGTTACAAACATAGCACGAATTTATACTTTATTATTTATAAGAAGCAAACTCTTTTTTTAGGTAACCGGGGAAAATTGTGTAATCTTTTCCTAAATGGTACACGTTATATTAATCAGCGATGAATGATGAAGGTAACTGCCATCCAGCCAAAAGTCGTCTGTTTATTGCAGCAAACTTTATGCGAGTTTGTATAGTTTTCTCAAAAAATTACATACTACACGCAAAAAATTGCAGGCTTCTACTATTTATCAAACTACTTACCATTAAAAACTGAATGCTACATGGAATACCGCAGCTTAGGAAAATCAGGATTGCAGGTAAGCGCTCTGTCGCTGGGCAGCTGGCTCACATTCGGAAAACAAATAACTGATGAGGTGGCCGGACAATTGATGGAAATTGCATATGAAGCTGGCGTTAATTTTTTTGACAATGCCGAAATCTATGCAAATGGGCAATCCGAAGTTGTGATGGGTAACCTTCTGAAAGAAAAAAATTGGGACAGAAGTTCTTACATTGTATCCAGCAAACTCTTTTTTGGCTCCTCTCAGGCAAAGCCCAATCAGAAAGGATTATCCAGAAAACATATTATGGAAGGTTGCCATGCTGCCTTAAAAAGACTACAACTCGATTATGTAGATTTATTATTCTGCCACCGGCCTGATAAAAACACACCTATCGAAGAAACAGTCTGGGCGATGAATCATTTAATTGCACAGGGAAAAGTATTATACTGGGGAACTTCCGAATGGAGTGCATCAGAGTTAATGGAAGCGTATCTGGTAGCAGAAAAGTATCATTTGATAGGGCCTACCATGGAACAGCCTCAATATAACATGCTCGTGCGCGATAAAATGGAAAAAGAATACCTGCACCTATTTAAACATTATGGCCTTGGTACTTCTATATGGTCGCCATTGGCTTCGGGGCTGCTTTCGGGAAAATATAACCAGAGAATGCCGACTGATACCCGGATGAATACTGATGGCCTTGAATGGCTGAAAGAACGTACCTTACAAGAGCAATGGATTGAAAAAACCTGCCGTTTGACAGAGTTGGCAGCAAAAACGGGTGTATCTATGCCTGTATTTGCATTAGCCTGGTGTTTGAAAAATCCAAATGTAAGCACAGTGATCCTGGGCGCTTCTAAAACTGCACAATTGCAAGAAAATCTTCAAGCGATTGAAGCAGTGAAGCAGTTGACTGAACAGGTATTGGAAGAAGTGGAACAGATTTTACAAAACAAACCTGAACAACCGCAGTTCTAATAAGTAATAAGGCTATTAAGCGCCTAGGTAATTTTTGAGAATATTCAGGCTGACAATCAGAATCAAAATAGCAGTCAGGCGTTTGATGGTGAGCTGGTTAAAAATCGTAGCACCCATCCTGGAACCTATTTGTCCGCCAATCGATACGGCTAGTAATAGAGGCGCTACAAAGTTAAAGTCCAGAATTAAATTCCCTTGCAACAATTGACCGGATAGCCCGGATATGGAATTGATTAAAATAAATACGCTGGAAGCTGCAGCGATTTCCTGAGCAGTTCCCCATCTGGTAAAAAATAGCACTGGCGACAAAAATATTCCACCACCAATTCCTACTAAACCTGAGAGCAAGCCGATACTACCTCCGGTAAGAAGCTGAAAAGCAACTCCTTTTTCAAATCTATGTTGTGTTTGAGAAGATGAGGTATATCTGCCAGCGTTAAAAAACCACATCACACATGCAGTTGCCAGCAATGTTAGTCCCAGCAAAATGGTAAACACTTCCTGTTTGAGCGGCCACAAACCGCCCAGAAAAGACATGGGTATACTTGCCAGTGCAAAAGGCAAAACCCGCTTGAAGGATAAATGTTTGCGTTTATAAAAAATATAGGTTCCGCCAGCCACCACCAGTATATTGCAAAGCAATGAAGTAGAACGCATGAGTAAATATTGCACATCAAACAAAGCCATGATTGCCAGGTAACTAGATCCTCCGCCAAAACCGACAGAAGCATATACCAGTGCTATGATAAAAAAAGAAGCAGCAATCCAATAAATGTCAGGCATAAGGGATGAAGCAAATTAGAATAGTATAATGGTGATTAAATAAATATTAGGTTCTGAAAAGATACTCTTTTAAAATGAAAAATATAGCTGGCTACTAAACGCTGAATTTAAATTCATGAATATGTTCACTTGCAACACAAGGAATTCTTCTGAAGTTATTCTTTAAATACAAACAACCTTCTTTGCTAACAAATAGATTTGTGTTATGAAATTTAGCAGTAAAAAGCAAAATGGGAATAAAAAATTGTAAATTGTGGTTATATTCACACATATACATCGCATGGAACCCATTGTAGATAAGTTTGGCAGAAGCTTCAAAACGCTGCGAGTCAGCCTGACCAATCATTGTAACCTGGGTTGTGTATATTGTGTGGATGATGCAGCACAGCCTTCGGATGTGCCTGTTATAGCACAAAACTCCGGACTTGCACCACTTAGCACCTCACAATATATTAAAATTATTGAGCAGTTACATGGCATGCTTGGGCTTGAAACCATCCGTCTTACCGGAGGTGAACCCACCTTATACCGGGAATTAATTCCTTTAATAGAAGGTATCCGGGCAACAGGTATTCCTAAAATTAAGATGACGACCAATGGCTCTATGCTTTCCAGTAAAATAGAAGCCCTTCAACAAGCCGGCCTTACTTCCATGAATGTCTCGCTGGATGCTCTGGATATGCAGGTCTATCATAAAATCAGCCGCAGACGCAACCTGACCAGAATTTTAGATGGCATAGAAAAATCTGTACAAGCTGGAATAGGTGTAAAAATTAATTGTGTGATAATGAAAGGACTGAACGACAATCAGATTCTTTCGCTATTA from Rhodocytophaga rosea carries:
- a CDS encoding beta strand repeat-containing protein — encoded protein: MKKNYPQVRKLSTYLFVFCFFATVFVANAQTTYYSYQSGNWNSTTTWTQDPSGLTQVGAAVPGTNAIVVVLNARTVTVNSNVATTGLKITIEDGGTLNIAAGVNPGFAAQLAALNGTGRLRIRKSYFPTVAAGFNNFCSASGGTVEYMNFSGFLPTNQVNYRHVILNNTFNPANAYTMTLGTPNAGLGTTYQVSGNFRIQKSTAAGALTFTIGNSVTKLILKIGDEATGIAGDMRIAAGTIVNTGLFGQVHDIYVNGNLVNNGILDLSNAPQYVNATASFTPLKGAANVYFTGLSNNTVSGSGNQFEFYRLIVAKGTDQTYLLTVNPSKTNVFNLFAPTQPGNSTPCDDPNPDPVINKALWIRSGTLKLTSKITIPKLSDAEDVNGNGIIDIPAERSACDFTIPEKGALWIDGAIVNITTNTGAANETPYTAMTVIGKLRITKGQLLGNKSAGLIYRYTGETVIEGGTVNISQFRLSVKGEPLKNRSSYVQTGGTVTVRGNKSNTGIDIIADKRTDFAIFSIPDAGSTFRMTGGTLNINDAIGGLQNNPDISNGGTNGLYINSAPGNYSVTGGVVNINVNGSVSNPFGLNSKAPLYVLNLSRLNTTSTATIQLLNPLVIVDSLTINANSNFNANSKDLNVGGKFKINSPTSQYTPGTNTTTFNGLNGQEALINFNNVANPTIPLFHNLTIATKGILIFNRTNANTNRTMQVSGTLTINQESILNDGGLTFRLGGSANTGIVNNGEHRGTGNIILQGTDTQFIAGTAGKFATLSVNNTFGVGLSGNHTITNALRLANGVLQIANNELTLGKTAANNTARIYGDLTANTYAFSATKMIRTGGNRSDGGLKVEYTATTGDFIFPVGVNDSNAGDKFTPVTINATLTSPGTYGTVVVRPVNLTHPNVTADGQSLKYYWRVTSEGWTGTIQATHKVYTYATSDLQNPTANYRAARYNSSIETWYYSNTAYNATTAPGNITVPNFNTGTNFTPALTSLIDGEFTAGNPEAFGLPPVYYTRQSGNWDDLNTWSRVSHTGPAITGADGLPKKNSPVYIGDGETNNHVVTIPSADPLSKIVGSLQISANSVLDVTTTTGHNFGFLKGRGISGTGTMRISSSFATAEFPTGDFGDFVGREGGTVEYYTTNLDFTLPSIFNNGSANQLLNNYRTLILNAGTNTVTLPNLTYNASISSLTIFDTLIIGSRPGFTGIANFSSDTYGNVWIEKTLHIQQGTLQLPGTGTARSITIDSNMVIDQPGSFVAANTGNLVHQIVTNGNLINNGVVNMNQASQGELYFRGEANTFITGTVSSASTTLGTLRVDKGNSQVPVLTLNVAGTLTTPDNGWLVFSNGTFRFAKAATLTLSNTATAFTIPATARLSVDEPQAVVRVGYLNDNNADLFLAGKLEVLKGTLQVGNQASNSNNDIEYAGAGSPEIEVVDGTLLVNGQIRRNTTNTFGSLIYRQTGNGNVIIAGKANQVSRAKLEVLNAGSIFNMTSGTLTLVNGGGTSFSDLYLRPDSAAITGGTVVFAPGNSGNQSYKLDANVALWNVEVTGSAGNSATTTLSVNPLVVQNNLTISNSSSILTANNLNITIGGNFTNAGTYNTGTNTTIFNGTAAQEITLNAATTFHNLTVDKASGVATFEGSQSPIINAVLTLANGTLDDGGKTVVARGNILNNALHTGAGKIQTNSGANDIARVISGTGTFQNLEIADQNNVTDLGIITIAGNLNFVTGALDVKDNLLILGENASVSGIDAASNRYILTNGVLSDGGVRKLFATGNGAFTFVWPFGTGTNYTPAQISGTATRTAGSYITAKPVNDKHPATTDVANKELNYFWSVSSQGFSGITANHQYAYPQSKVQSNEAAYIPGRYDIINKNWSYGVTGSINTGNNTIGNPTFTTNGFVQATGGTINSSLLDGDYTAGEEPEFGLIKTFYSLKSGDWTDSATWSTVSHTGPVDGGTPNGNPVEIAAGHIINAAGDNRYAASLKIGNNAVLNLGNNPRHNLGVVSGTGKISIASTIDFSLIYPAGDFTQFASTSGGTIEYVHPLAGVATEPAYVVPQGTRSTYNNIIFSGNGEKYLPNVDMRVNGNWTNTGNGNAYTYFPEEGPETVTFGGVAQQITSITPIIFNRLAIAGGGTKSYNTNLDINYVFTLTNGYLKADEDPVDPLLVNVREGGKIVGGSFNSFVSGALGQTGIGQITYPVGDITKTNTYRPVRLNIKGESPSIQVQHFDFDPEGIAMPVLTNISKIRHWEIKLTQANEGIFEGATGTFSYDPILDKAFILDGGGNRIFTPSQLRMAKTYAPDNNRNGSYYNINGTRGADASSSFGSLASITSNEFTAFSFFALASINENINPLPVRLLYVKGKQVSKTVVLDWATASEINNDHFEVERSVDGKNFEYIGSVQGNGTVQTLHTYNFVDVQLPNATVLYYRLRQVDTDGKYEFSEIVAVQITSTTSELASRWSVYPNPLRGDELEIVAGDASFKTDEVYTFQLYHISGHLITTQIATVDVAVKELRRALTGASTGLYLLQIDSKRGRDLFKLLKQ
- a CDS encoding potassium channel beta subunit family protein, with translation MEYRSLGKSGLQVSALSLGSWLTFGKQITDEVAGQLMEIAYEAGVNFFDNAEIYANGQSEVVMGNLLKEKNWDRSSYIVSSKLFFGSSQAKPNQKGLSRKHIMEGCHAALKRLQLDYVDLLFCHRPDKNTPIEETVWAMNHLIAQGKVLYWGTSEWSASELMEAYLVAEKYHLIGPTMEQPQYNMLVRDKMEKEYLHLFKHYGLGTSIWSPLASGLLSGKYNQRMPTDTRMNTDGLEWLKERTLQEQWIEKTCRLTELAAKTGVSMPVFALAWCLKNPNVSTVILGASKTAQLQENLQAIEAVKQLTEQVLEEVEQILQNKPEQPQF
- a CDS encoding sulfite exporter TauE/SafE family protein yields the protein MPDIYWIAASFFIIALVYASVGFGGGSSYLAIMALFDVQYLLMRSTSLLCNILVVAGGTYIFYKRKHLSFKRVLPFALASIPMSFLGGLWPLKQEVFTILLGLTLLATACVMWFFNAGRYTSSSQTQHRFEKGVAFQLLTGGSIGLLSGLVGIGGGIFLSPVLFFTRWGTAQEIAAASSVFILINSISGLSGQLLQGNLILDFNFVAPLLLAVSIGGQIGSRMGATIFNQLTIKRLTAILILIVSLNILKNYLGA
- a CDS encoding GTP 3',8-cyclase MoaA, which translates into the protein MEPIVDKFGRSFKTLRVSLTNHCNLGCVYCVDDAAQPSDVPVIAQNSGLAPLSTSQYIKIIEQLHGMLGLETIRLTGGEPTLYRELIPLIEGIRATGIPKIKMTTNGSMLSSKIEALQQAGLTSMNVSLDALDMQVYHKISRRRNLTRILDGIEKSVQAGIGVKINCVIMKGLNDNQILSLLQFAKERNIAIRFLELMQMGHLYGNFEDHFFSERSILQTIARQFEFKKISREHAATAKYYVMPDGYRFGVISNESDPFCNDCNRLRLDSYGNIFGCLSNNTAINLSQCLDQPQEIQLRLQEALTHKKMKFSGSKLSMLAIGG